A single Cannabis sativa cultivar Pink pepper isolate KNU-18-1 chromosome 7, ASM2916894v1, whole genome shotgun sequence DNA region contains:
- the LOC115696713 gene encoding obg-like ATPase 1 → MPPKTAKGKEVPAERPILGRFSSHLKIGIVGLPNVGKSTLFNTLTKLAIPAENFPFCTIEPNEARVNIPDERFEWLCQQFKPKSEVSAFLEIHDIAGLVRGAHQGQGLGNSFLSHIRAVDGIFHVLRAFEDPDIIHVDDTVDPVRDLEIISEELRLKDIEFMERKIEDVEKSMKRSNDKQLKVELECCGRVKAWLEDGKDVRLGEWKAADVEILNTLQLLTAKPVVYLVNMNEKDYQRKKNKFLPKIHAWVQEHGGEQIIPFSCALERNLADLPPDEAAKYCEENKVQSALPKIIKTGFAAINLIYFFTAGPDEVKCWQIRRQTKAPQAAGAIHTDFERGFICAEVMKFEDLKELGTESAVKAAGKYKQEGKTYVVQDGDIIFFKFNVSGGGKK, encoded by the exons ATGCCTCCCAAAACCGCAAAGGGAAAGGAAGTACCGGCTGAGCGACCCATTCTTGGACGATTCTCTTCTCATCTCAAGATCGGAATC GTTGGATTGCCAAATGTTGGGAAGTCTACTCTTTTTAACACGCTTACTAAGTTGGCAATTCCTGCCGAGAACTTCCCTTTCTGCACAATTGAACCTAATGAGGCTCGGGTAAATATCCCTGATGAGCGATTTGAATGGCTTTGCCAACAATTCAAGCCAAAGAGTGAG GTTTCTGCCTTTCTAGAAATTCATGATATAGCTGGACTTGTTCGGGGTGCGCATCAGGGGCAGGGTTTGGGCAACAGTTTCTTATCTCACATTCGAGCAGTTGATGGAATTTTCCATGTTTTAC GTGCATTTGAAGATCCTGATATTATTCACGTCGATGACACAGTAGATCCTGTGAGGGATTTAGAGATTATTAGTGAAGAATTGCGACTAAAG GATATTGAATTTATGGAGAGGAAAATAGAGGATGTTGAAAAAAGTATGAAGAGGAGCAACGACAAGCAGCTGAAAGTAGAGCTTGAGTGCTGCGGAAGG gTCAAGGCATGGCTTGAGGACGGTAAAGATGTTCGTCTAGGGGAATGGAAAGCTGCAGATGTGGAAATACTGAACACATTACAATTGTTAACTGCCAAGCCTGTTGTTTACTTG GTTAACATGAATGAGAAAGATTACCAAAGAAAAAAGAACAAGTTTTTGCCAAAGATACATGCTTG GGTCCAAGAACATGGTGGGGAACAAATTATTCCTTTCAGCTGCGCTTTAGAAAGAAATCTTGCTGATCTGCCACCTGATGAAGCGGCAAAGTATTGTGAAGAGAACAAAGTACAAAG TGCCCTTCCAAAGATCATAAAGACTGGATTTGCAGCAATTAATCTCATTTACTTTTTCACAGCTGGTCCTGATGAG GTTAAGTGCTGGCAGATCAGACGGCAGACAAAAGCTCCTCAAGCTGCAGGGGCCATCCATACTGATTTTGAGAGAGGGTTCATCTGTGCCGAG GTCATGAAATTTGAAGATCTGAAGGAACTCGGCACTGAATCAGCTGTGAAG gctGCTGGAAAGTACAAACAAGAGGGGAAGACTTATGTGGTTCAAGACGGAGACATCATATTTTTCAAGTTTAATGTTTCTGGAGGTGGAAAGAAGTGA
- the LOC115697215 gene encoding GDP-L-galactose phosphorylase 1 isoform X1, which yields MVGIKQLQDENLLAKSKQSKLPQFLEAGIKVPLYRFGNQSLIDHESFGELSCISEDGDSILDTLLLAQWEDRVMKGIFRYDVTASEIKAVEGRKKFLAQLNEGWNLGHFPKPGENQTIYQEDVFPFNSVKQHDELLFCVASSEQTKPVLISSAVVPDNAFLIFINASPVEYGHVLLVPYLNNSFYQLLDVNILEMAVRVAVEINNCCFRLFYDFSPDASHLHFQACYFPNPLAVELMPVDTIFGDLQSWMHISVVTDYPIKTLLLESSHKFKIMMEVLVNICSCLQDLSISYSLLISDCGKKIFLFLQKSKDSSFLSAWECGGYFLYKSRSEFGECTEKTMLKQLSSVSIDDDGFKAVKLLCCSIASKFGF from the exons ATGGTTGGGATCAAGCAGCTTCAAGATGAGAATTTGTTGGCGAAATCTAAGCAATCAAAGTTGCCTCAGTTCCTTGAAG CAGGTATCAAAGTCCCTCTTTACCGCTTTGGTAACCAATCTCTAATCGATCATGAATCCTTTGGAGAACTTTCATGCATCTCTGAGGATGGAGATAGCATTTTAGACACTCTTCTTCTTGCGCAG TGGGAAGATCGAGTGATGAAGGGAATCTTCCGATATGATGTGACAGCTTCTGAAATTAAG GCTGTTGAAGGCAGGAAAAAGTTTCTTGCTCAGTTGAATGAAGGATGGAATCTGGGTCATTTTCCAAAGCCAGGAGAGAACCAGACTATCTATCAAGAGGATGTATTTCCATTTAATTCCGTGAAACAGCATGATGAGCTACTTTTCTGTGTTGCAAGCAGCGAACAAACAAAGCCTGTGTTAATTTCTTCAGCTGTTGTGCCTGATAATGCCTTTTTGATCTTTATAAAT GCATCTCCGGTGGAATATGGCCATGTCTTGCTGGTAccatatctcaataatagtTTCTACCAACTTCTGGATGTAAACATCTTGGAAATGGCTGTCAGGGTTGCTGTTGAAATAAATAATTGCTGTTTCCGGTTGTTTTATGACTTCTCACCTGATGCTTCTCATCTACATTTTCAG GCCTGCTATTTTCCCAACCCTTTAGCCGTTGAGCTCATGCCTGTTGATACGATTTTTGGTGACTTGCAAAGTTGGATGCATATCTCAGTTGTCACCGATTACCCAATTAAGACCCTCCTACTTGAGAGCAGTCACAAGTTTAAAATAATGATGGAGGTTCTTGTCAATATTTGCTCTTGTCTTCAGGATTTGAGCATTTCTTACAGTCTTCTGATATCTGATTGTGgcaaaaagatctttttatttctTCAG AAGTCGAAAGACTCTTCCTTCCTTTCTGCTTGGGAGTGTGGAGGTTACTTCTTGTATAAATCAAGGTCAGAATTCGGCGAGTGTACTGAGAAGACTATGCTGAAACAGCTCAGCTCTGTATCAATTGATGACGACGGTTTTAAAGCTGTGAAGCTTCTCTGTTGCAGCATAGCAAGTAAATTTGGTTTTTGA
- the LOC115697215 gene encoding GDP-L-galactose phosphorylase 1 isoform X2, translating into MVGIKQLQDENLLAKSKQSKLPQFLEGIKVPLYRFGNQSLIDHESFGELSCISEDGDSILDTLLLAQWEDRVMKGIFRYDVTASEIKAVEGRKKFLAQLNEGWNLGHFPKPGENQTIYQEDVFPFNSVKQHDELLFCVASSEQTKPVLISSAVVPDNAFLIFINASPVEYGHVLLVPYLNNSFYQLLDVNILEMAVRVAVEINNCCFRLFYDFSPDASHLHFQACYFPNPLAVELMPVDTIFGDLQSWMHISVVTDYPIKTLLLESSHKFKIMMEVLVNICSCLQDLSISYSLLISDCGKKIFLFLQKSKDSSFLSAWECGGYFLYKSRSEFGECTEKTMLKQLSSVSIDDDGFKAVKLLCCSIASKFGF; encoded by the exons ATGGTTGGGATCAAGCAGCTTCAAGATGAGAATTTGTTGGCGAAATCTAAGCAATCAAAGTTGCCTCAGTTCCTTGAAG GTATCAAAGTCCCTCTTTACCGCTTTGGTAACCAATCTCTAATCGATCATGAATCCTTTGGAGAACTTTCATGCATCTCTGAGGATGGAGATAGCATTTTAGACACTCTTCTTCTTGCGCAG TGGGAAGATCGAGTGATGAAGGGAATCTTCCGATATGATGTGACAGCTTCTGAAATTAAG GCTGTTGAAGGCAGGAAAAAGTTTCTTGCTCAGTTGAATGAAGGATGGAATCTGGGTCATTTTCCAAAGCCAGGAGAGAACCAGACTATCTATCAAGAGGATGTATTTCCATTTAATTCCGTGAAACAGCATGATGAGCTACTTTTCTGTGTTGCAAGCAGCGAACAAACAAAGCCTGTGTTAATTTCTTCAGCTGTTGTGCCTGATAATGCCTTTTTGATCTTTATAAAT GCATCTCCGGTGGAATATGGCCATGTCTTGCTGGTAccatatctcaataatagtTTCTACCAACTTCTGGATGTAAACATCTTGGAAATGGCTGTCAGGGTTGCTGTTGAAATAAATAATTGCTGTTTCCGGTTGTTTTATGACTTCTCACCTGATGCTTCTCATCTACATTTTCAG GCCTGCTATTTTCCCAACCCTTTAGCCGTTGAGCTCATGCCTGTTGATACGATTTTTGGTGACTTGCAAAGTTGGATGCATATCTCAGTTGTCACCGATTACCCAATTAAGACCCTCCTACTTGAGAGCAGTCACAAGTTTAAAATAATGATGGAGGTTCTTGTCAATATTTGCTCTTGTCTTCAGGATTTGAGCATTTCTTACAGTCTTCTGATATCTGATTGTGgcaaaaagatctttttatttctTCAG AAGTCGAAAGACTCTTCCTTCCTTTCTGCTTGGGAGTGTGGAGGTTACTTCTTGTATAAATCAAGGTCAGAATTCGGCGAGTGTACTGAGAAGACTATGCTGAAACAGCTCAGCTCTGTATCAATTGATGACGACGGTTTTAAAGCTGTGAAGCTTCTCTGTTGCAGCATAGCAAGTAAATTTGGTTTTTGA
- the LOC115697215 gene encoding GDP-L-galactose phosphorylase 1 isoform X4 produces MVGIKQLQDENLLAKSKQSKLPQFLEGIKVPLYRFGNQSLIDHESFGELSCISEDGDSILDTLLLAQWEDRVMKGIFRYDVTASEIKAVEGRKKFLAQLNEGWNLGHFPKPGENQTIYQEDVFPFNSVKQHDELLFCVASSEQTKPVLISSAVVPDNAFLIFINASPVEYGHVLLVPYLNNSFYQLLDVNILEMAVRVAVEINNCCFRLFYDFSPDASHLHFQACYFPNPLAVELMPVDTIFGDLQSWMHISVVTDYPIKTLLLESSHKFKIMMEVLVNICSCLQDLSISYSLLISDCGKKIFLFLQSKDSSFLSAWECGGYFLYKSRSEFGECTEKTMLKQLSSVSIDDDGFKAVKLLCCSIASKFGF; encoded by the exons ATGGTTGGGATCAAGCAGCTTCAAGATGAGAATTTGTTGGCGAAATCTAAGCAATCAAAGTTGCCTCAGTTCCTTGAAG GTATCAAAGTCCCTCTTTACCGCTTTGGTAACCAATCTCTAATCGATCATGAATCCTTTGGAGAACTTTCATGCATCTCTGAGGATGGAGATAGCATTTTAGACACTCTTCTTCTTGCGCAG TGGGAAGATCGAGTGATGAAGGGAATCTTCCGATATGATGTGACAGCTTCTGAAATTAAG GCTGTTGAAGGCAGGAAAAAGTTTCTTGCTCAGTTGAATGAAGGATGGAATCTGGGTCATTTTCCAAAGCCAGGAGAGAACCAGACTATCTATCAAGAGGATGTATTTCCATTTAATTCCGTGAAACAGCATGATGAGCTACTTTTCTGTGTTGCAAGCAGCGAACAAACAAAGCCTGTGTTAATTTCTTCAGCTGTTGTGCCTGATAATGCCTTTTTGATCTTTATAAAT GCATCTCCGGTGGAATATGGCCATGTCTTGCTGGTAccatatctcaataatagtTTCTACCAACTTCTGGATGTAAACATCTTGGAAATGGCTGTCAGGGTTGCTGTTGAAATAAATAATTGCTGTTTCCGGTTGTTTTATGACTTCTCACCTGATGCTTCTCATCTACATTTTCAG GCCTGCTATTTTCCCAACCCTTTAGCCGTTGAGCTCATGCCTGTTGATACGATTTTTGGTGACTTGCAAAGTTGGATGCATATCTCAGTTGTCACCGATTACCCAATTAAGACCCTCCTACTTGAGAGCAGTCACAAGTTTAAAATAATGATGGAGGTTCTTGTCAATATTTGCTCTTGTCTTCAGGATTTGAGCATTTCTTACAGTCTTCTGATATCTGATTGTGgcaaaaagatctttttatttctTCAG TCGAAAGACTCTTCCTTCCTTTCTGCTTGGGAGTGTGGAGGTTACTTCTTGTATAAATCAAGGTCAGAATTCGGCGAGTGTACTGAGAAGACTATGCTGAAACAGCTCAGCTCTGTATCAATTGATGACGACGGTTTTAAAGCTGTGAAGCTTCTCTGTTGCAGCATAGCAAGTAAATTTGGTTTTTGA
- the LOC115697215 gene encoding GDP-L-galactose phosphorylase 1 isoform X3 — MVGIKQLQDENLLAKSKQSKLPQFLEAGIKVPLYRFGNQSLIDHESFGELSCISEDGDSILDTLLLAQWEDRVMKGIFRYDVTASEIKAVEGRKKFLAQLNEGWNLGHFPKPGENQTIYQEDVFPFNSVKQHDELLFCVASSEQTKPVLISSAVVPDNAFLIFINASPVEYGHVLLVPYLNNSFYQLLDVNILEMAVRVAVEINNCCFRLFYDFSPDASHLHFQACYFPNPLAVELMPVDTIFGDLQSWMHISVVTDYPIKTLLLESSHKFKIMMEVLVNICSCLQDLSISYSLLISDCGKKIFLFLQSKDSSFLSAWECGGYFLYKSRSEFGECTEKTMLKQLSSVSIDDDGFKAVKLLCCSIASKFGF; from the exons ATGGTTGGGATCAAGCAGCTTCAAGATGAGAATTTGTTGGCGAAATCTAAGCAATCAAAGTTGCCTCAGTTCCTTGAAG CAGGTATCAAAGTCCCTCTTTACCGCTTTGGTAACCAATCTCTAATCGATCATGAATCCTTTGGAGAACTTTCATGCATCTCTGAGGATGGAGATAGCATTTTAGACACTCTTCTTCTTGCGCAG TGGGAAGATCGAGTGATGAAGGGAATCTTCCGATATGATGTGACAGCTTCTGAAATTAAG GCTGTTGAAGGCAGGAAAAAGTTTCTTGCTCAGTTGAATGAAGGATGGAATCTGGGTCATTTTCCAAAGCCAGGAGAGAACCAGACTATCTATCAAGAGGATGTATTTCCATTTAATTCCGTGAAACAGCATGATGAGCTACTTTTCTGTGTTGCAAGCAGCGAACAAACAAAGCCTGTGTTAATTTCTTCAGCTGTTGTGCCTGATAATGCCTTTTTGATCTTTATAAAT GCATCTCCGGTGGAATATGGCCATGTCTTGCTGGTAccatatctcaataatagtTTCTACCAACTTCTGGATGTAAACATCTTGGAAATGGCTGTCAGGGTTGCTGTTGAAATAAATAATTGCTGTTTCCGGTTGTTTTATGACTTCTCACCTGATGCTTCTCATCTACATTTTCAG GCCTGCTATTTTCCCAACCCTTTAGCCGTTGAGCTCATGCCTGTTGATACGATTTTTGGTGACTTGCAAAGTTGGATGCATATCTCAGTTGTCACCGATTACCCAATTAAGACCCTCCTACTTGAGAGCAGTCACAAGTTTAAAATAATGATGGAGGTTCTTGTCAATATTTGCTCTTGTCTTCAGGATTTGAGCATTTCTTACAGTCTTCTGATATCTGATTGTGgcaaaaagatctttttatttctTCAG TCGAAAGACTCTTCCTTCCTTTCTGCTTGGGAGTGTGGAGGTTACTTCTTGTATAAATCAAGGTCAGAATTCGGCGAGTGTACTGAGAAGACTATGCTGAAACAGCTCAGCTCTGTATCAATTGATGACGACGGTTTTAAAGCTGTGAAGCTTCTCTGTTGCAGCATAGCAAGTAAATTTGGTTTTTGA
- the LOC115697201 gene encoding probable receptor-like protein kinase At1g30570 has product MGKKVQGSVLGLLLLVVFFVFVEIGEAQSNSFFINCGANSSVEVEGRKWVGDLAPNNNLTLSSHGVAESTPSSSNKLELASVYNTARVFTDGMNYTFPIIQGYCVVRLHFCPFPFKNFNVNDSSFSVVANGLKLVSEFSVSGELSHKNMVLQSSGGNTTFSLVKEYILDVNPSVLVIEFIPTKGSFGFVNGIEVIPVVDNFFPGSVGKVGGNAVNLNLNGRGVEIMYRLNVGGDEIKPSENSDLWRTWEVDSSYMITANAGSEIHNSSNITYASMNDSSVAPLLVYESARSMSNNEVLEKRFNMSWKFEVHPDFDYLVRLHFCELVYAQAKERTFRIYINNRTAADNFDVFSRAGGKNKAYHQDFVDTVSSKFDTLWIQLGPDSSAAAAVTDALLNGLEIFKLSRNGNLAYVERYDSAGKSSGKSKSFILWVGIGAGLASVVILAAVVVFVLCFCRGRGGAKSSDTKHNASVWRPLFLHGSIGNSTGNAKGGIQNPYGSMATIRGGKRFTLAEIRAATNNFDETLMIGVGGFGKVYKGEIEDATLAAIKRANPQSNQGLREFETEIEMLSKLRHRHLVSMIGYCEEQREMILVYEYMANGTLRSHLFGSDLPPITWKQRIEACIGAARGLHYLHTGAEQGIIHRDVKTTNILLDENFVAKMSDFGLSKNGPSLDHTHVSTAVKGSFGYLDPEYFRRQQLTEKSDVYSFGVVLFEVVCARAVINPTLPKDQINLAEWAMRWQRQKSLETIIDPRLKGSYCPESLKKFGEIAEKCLADEGKTRPTMGEVLWHLEYVLQLHEAWMRNNASDNSFSRSQALGPDEGAAAAAEEKQEGPGFDGDASSIEKSTTSRGIDDMEAATQLS; this is encoded by the coding sequence ATGGGGAAGAAGGTACAAGGCAGTGTATTGGGTCTGCTTCTTTTAGTTGTTTTCTTTGTGTTTGTGGAAATTGGAGAAGCTCAATCAAACTCCTTTTTCATTAACTGTGGAGCTAATTCCAGTGTTGAAGTGGAGGGTAGGAAATGGGTTGGTGATTTAGCTCCTAATAACAATCTCACTCTCAGCTCTCATGGAGTTGCTGAATCAACTCCATCATCAAGTAACAAGTTGGAGTTGGCTTCAGTGTATAACACTGCCCGGGTATTCACTGATGGTATGAACTACACATTTCCAATAATTCAGGGTTACTGTGTGGTAAGGCTTCATTTTTGTCCTTTCCCATTTAAGAATTTCAATGTAAATGATTCTTCATTTAGTGTTGTGGCAAATGGTCTGAAACTGGTTTCAGAATTCAGTGTTTCTGGTGAGCTTTCACACAAGAACATGGTGTTGCAAAGTTCTGGAGGCAACACTACTTTTTCTCTGGTTAAAGAGTATATTTTGGATGTTAATCCTAGTGTTCTTGTTATTGAATTTATCCCAACTAAAGGGTCATTTGGATTTGTTAATGGTATAGAGGTTATCCCAGTTGTTGATAATTTCTTTCCAGGGTCTGTTGGTAAAGTGGGTGGAAATGCAGTGAATCTGAATTTGAATGGGCGAGGGGTTGAGATTATGTATAGGTTGAATGTTGGGGGGGATGAGATTAAACCTTCTGAGAACTCAGATCTTTGGAGGACATGGGAAGTTGATTCTAGCTATATGATCACAGCCAATGCAGGGTCTGAAATTCATAATAGTTCCAATATTACCTATGCTTCCATGAATGATTCTTCAGTGGCTCCTCTTCTTGTTTATGAAAGTGCTAGATCTATGTCCAACAATGAAGTCTTGGAGAAAAGGTTCAACATGTCATGGAAATTTGAAGTGCATCCTGATTTCGATTACTTAGTTCGGTTACATTTCTGTGAGCTAGTTTATGCTCAGGCAAAAGAAAGAACCTTTAGAATCTACATCAACAACAGAACTGCAGCTGATAATTTCGATGTTTTCTCTCGAGCAGGAGGGAAGAACAAGGCATACCATCAGGACTTTGTTGACACGGTGTCCTCGAAATTTGACACACTGTGGATTCAGTTAGGGCCTGATTCGTCTGCTGCTGCTGCAGTAACCGATGCTCTCTTAAATGGGCTAGAAATTTTCAAGCTGAGTCGAAATGGGAATCTTGCTTATGTGGAGAGATATGATTCAGCTGGGAAATCTTCAGGAAAATCGAAAAGTTTTATCCTTTGGGTAGGAATTGGAGCAGGTTTGGCTTCTGTTGTTATCTTGGCTGCTGTAGTTGTTTTCGTACTATGCTTCTGCAGAGGCCGGGGAGGAGCCAAATCGAGTGACACCAAACACAATGCTTCTGTTTGGCGGCCTTTATTTCTTCATGGATCCATTGGGAACAGCACAGGAAATGCCAAGGGAGGAATTCAGAATCCTTATGGATCTATGGCTACTATTAGAGGTGGGAAGCGGTTTACATTAGCCGAGATTCGTGCTGCAACAAATAACTTTGATGAAACATTGATGATTGGAGTTGGTGGCTTTGGTAAGGTGTACAAAGGGGAGATTGAAGATGCCACCCTTGCAGCAATCAAACGGGCTAATCCGCAATCAAACCAAGGCCTTAGAGAGTTTGAAACTGAGATTGAGATGCTTTCCAAGCTCAGGCATAGGCATCTGGTCTCCATGATTGGCTATTGTGAAGAACAGCGCGAAATGATCTTGGTTTACGAGTACATGGCAAATGGGACACTTAGAAGTCATCTATTCGGGAGTGATCTCCCTCCCATAACCTGGAAACAGAGAATAGAAGCATGCATTGGTGCTGCAAGAGGACTCCATTACCTTCATACTGGAGCTGAGCAAGGAATAATCCACAGAGATGTTAAGACAACTAACATACTGTTAGATGAAAACTTTGTAGCAAAAATGTCAGATTTTGGACTGTCTAAAAATGGCCCTTCTTTGGATCACACTCATGTCAGCACTGCAGTAAAAGGAAGCTTTGGTTATCTAGATCCTGAATATTTCCGACGCCAGCAGCTAACTGAGAAATCCGATGTTTACTCTTTCGGGGTGGTGTTGTTTGAAGTTGTCTGTGCTAGAGCTGTTATAAACCCAACATTGCCCAAAGATCAAATAAATCTTGCAGAATGGGCAATGAGATGGCAAAGACAGAAGTCCCTCGAAACCATCATCGACCCTCGTCTCAAAGGAAGCTATTGTCCTGAATCATTGAAGAAGTTTGGGGAGATAGCAGAGAAATGTCTGGCCGACGAAGGGAAGACTCGGCCAACAATGGGGGAAGTTCTATGGCATCTCGAGTATGTATTGCAACTCCACGAAGCTTGGATGCGTAACAATGCATCCGATAATTCCTTCTCGCGTAGTCAGGCATTGGGGCCAGATGAAGGAGCAGCAGCTGCAGCAGAGGAGAAGCAAGAAGGACCCGGTTTCGATGGAGATGCCAGCTCCATAGAAAAGTCTACAACATCAAGGGGAATTGATGATATGGAAGCTGCAACTCAGCTCTCATAG